The Peribacillus sp. FSL P2-0133 genome has a segment encoding these proteins:
- a CDS encoding MFS transporter: MNAEEKVFQASPKLPNAQKKTRTRWFIVFMLFLVTALNYADRATLSIAGTDMSGQLGLDSVMMGYVFSAFAWSYVAGQIPGGWLLDRFGSKRVYFWSITLWSTFTLLQGFIGFLGSAGTAVMVLFGLRFLVGLAEAPSFPANSRIVATWFPSHERGTAAATFNSAQYFATVLFAPIMGYITYKFGWEYVFFFMGALGIIVAFFWMKTIYGPKEHPRISKAELEYIEAGGALINMDQTTTNNEEKKGVNWNNIKQLLSNRMLLGVYLGQYCITTLTYFFLTWFPVYLVQERGMTILEVGLVASLPAICGFFGGILGGTFSDFLLRKGFSLTVARKLPIVVGMLLSMSLVAANYVDTEWVVIFVMALAFFGKGFGALGWAVVADTSPKEMSGVSGGLFNTFGNIAGITTPIIIGYIIATTGSFNGALVFVCANALVAICSYLFLVGEIKRVELKS; this comes from the coding sequence ATGAACGCTGAAGAAAAAGTTTTTCAAGCATCTCCTAAACTGCCAAATGCCCAGAAAAAAACACGGACACGATGGTTCATTGTCTTCATGCTCTTTTTGGTTACCGCTCTGAATTATGCAGATCGTGCTACGCTATCAATCGCAGGTACGGACATGTCTGGTCAGCTTGGTCTCGATTCAGTCATGATGGGCTATGTTTTCTCCGCTTTTGCATGGTCTTACGTAGCTGGACAAATTCCGGGTGGATGGCTTTTGGACCGTTTTGGCTCAAAAAGAGTTTACTTTTGGAGTATCACGCTATGGTCTACCTTTACGCTTTTACAAGGATTTATCGGATTTCTCGGTTCTGCCGGAACGGCTGTCATGGTATTGTTCGGACTGCGTTTTTTAGTTGGATTGGCAGAGGCTCCTTCCTTCCCGGCCAACAGCCGCATCGTTGCTACCTGGTTCCCAAGCCATGAACGCGGAACCGCGGCTGCCACTTTCAATTCAGCACAGTATTTTGCAACCGTTCTCTTTGCACCAATTATGGGTTACATTACGTATAAATTTGGTTGGGAATACGTCTTCTTCTTTATGGGCGCTTTAGGAATCATCGTCGCTTTCTTCTGGATGAAAACGATATATGGCCCAAAGGAACATCCGCGCATCAGCAAAGCTGAACTTGAATATATCGAAGCAGGCGGCGCTTTGATCAATATGGATCAAACCACTACAAATAACGAGGAAAAGAAGGGCGTCAACTGGAATAATATTAAGCAGCTTTTATCAAACCGTATGCTGTTAGGTGTTTATCTCGGACAATATTGCATTACGACGTTAACGTACTTTTTCCTTACATGGTTTCCTGTGTACCTTGTACAAGAAAGAGGCATGACCATTCTTGAAGTTGGACTCGTCGCTTCCCTTCCAGCCATTTGTGGGTTTTTTGGCGGCATTCTCGGAGGGACATTCTCGGATTTCTTGTTACGGAAGGGATTCTCATTGACTGTCGCTCGAAAATTGCCAATTGTTGTTGGGATGCTTCTATCGATGAGCTTGGTAGCTGCAAACTATGTAGATACGGAATGGGTGGTTATATTCGTTATGGCCCTAGCATTTTTCGGTAAAGGATTTGGGGCACTCGGCTGGGCGGTAGTGGCCGATACCTCACCAAAGGAAATGTCCGGTGTCAGTGGCGGGCTTTTCAATACATTCGGTAACATTGCAGGCATTACAACACCGATTATCATCGGATACATCATTGCCACGACAGGATCATTCAATGGGGCGCTAGTCTTCGTATGTGCCAATGCTCTTGTCGCGATTTGCAGCTATTTATTCCTTGTTGGTGAAATTAAACGTGTAGAGTTAAAATCATAG
- the gudD gene encoding glucarate dehydratase produces the protein MNNQMLKDNVKIGTPVISEMSVIPVAGHDGMLLNLSGAHAPYFTRNIVILKDNAGNTGVGEVPGGEKIRQTLEDAKQLVVGQSIGTYNNILNTIRKQFADRDAGGRGLQTFDLRIAIHAVTALEAALLDLVGQYLGVPVAALLGEGQQRDKVEMLGYLFYVGDRNKTDLGYLSEPEAADDWIRLRHEEALTPESIVRLAEAAHSRYGFNDFKLKGGVLRGEEEIEAVTALAERFPEARITLDPNGGWLLKDAIELCRDQHHVLAYAEDPCGAENGFSAREIMTEFRRATGLPTATNMIATDWRQMGHSIQLQSVDIPLADPHFWTMQGSVRVAQMCNDWGLTWGSHSNNHFDISLAMFTHVAAAAPGKITAIDTHWIWQDGQRLTKEPFKIVGGMVDVPSKPGLGIEVDMEQIEKAHQLYKQKGLGARDDSMAMQYLISGWEFNPKSPCLVR, from the coding sequence ATGAACAATCAAATGCTTAAGGATAATGTAAAAATCGGCACACCGGTAATTTCAGAAATGAGCGTTATTCCAGTTGCAGGCCATGACGGCATGCTGCTGAACTTGAGCGGTGCCCATGCTCCTTATTTCACACGGAACATTGTCATTCTGAAAGACAATGCGGGTAATACTGGTGTAGGTGAAGTTCCTGGAGGCGAAAAAATTCGCCAAACACTCGAGGATGCCAAACAATTGGTTGTCGGCCAGTCCATTGGGACATACAACAACATTCTGAATACCATCCGTAAGCAGTTTGCGGACCGGGATGCTGGAGGCCGAGGCCTTCAGACGTTCGATCTCCGTATAGCCATTCATGCCGTGACAGCATTGGAAGCGGCACTTCTAGATTTAGTCGGCCAATATTTAGGTGTTCCAGTTGCAGCCCTTCTCGGCGAAGGACAGCAGCGTGATAAGGTGGAAATGCTGGGCTACTTATTTTATGTAGGTGACCGCAATAAAACGGATCTTGGTTATTTAAGCGAGCCTGAAGCGGCAGATGACTGGATTCGCCTCCGTCATGAGGAAGCGCTCACACCTGAATCGATTGTCCGCTTGGCAGAAGCCGCCCACTCTCGCTATGGATTCAATGATTTTAAACTGAAAGGCGGAGTTTTGCGCGGGGAAGAAGAAATCGAAGCGGTGACGGCACTTGCGGAACGCTTCCCTGAAGCCAGGATCACCCTTGACCCAAATGGCGGCTGGCTGCTTAAGGATGCGATTGAACTTTGCCGGGATCAACATCATGTTTTAGCCTATGCGGAAGATCCATGCGGAGCGGAAAATGGTTTTTCCGCCCGGGAAATCATGACGGAATTCAGGCGCGCAACGGGCCTTCCCACCGCTACTAATATGATTGCAACGGACTGGAGGCAAATGGGGCACTCCATTCAACTTCAATCCGTGGACATCCCTCTTGCCGATCCGCATTTTTGGACGATGCAAGGCTCCGTCCGTGTCGCTCAAATGTGCAACGACTGGGGATTGACATGGGGATCACACTCGAATAATCACTTTGACATTTCGCTTGCCATGTTTACACACGTTGCTGCAGCCGCACCAGGAAAAATCACTGCGATCGATACCCACTGGATTTGGCAGGATGGGCAGCGTTTGACGAAAGAACCTTTTAAAATTGTCGGTGGAATGGTCGATGTCCCATCCAAGCCCGGACTTGGAATTGAAGTGGATATGGAACAAATCGAGAAGGCACATCAGCTTTATAAACAAAAAGGACTTGGTGCCCGTGATGATTCAATGGCGATGCAATACCTGATTTCCGGATGGGAGTTCAATCCAAAATCACCTTGCCTTGTCAGATGA
- a CDS encoding FadR/GntR family transcriptional regulator → MEESSKKLGVQSVHRNTLSQQVVDQIVHLLVSGQMKAGDKLPPEMELMKELEVSRPVLREALSALDTLGVITRKTREGTFFNDKIGTHPFSVMLALATDNLPAIIEARMALELGLVTMAAEKITDEQLEKLQVTIDTIANSEDNDYGEADKEFHKIIALSANNPIIEGMIDSLLITHNKINSLIQFRERELTVKYHKAIYAALAAHDPHEAFSQMYKHLDYVRQKVLQYSHAN, encoded by the coding sequence ATGGAAGAATCGTCAAAGAAATTAGGCGTACAATCGGTACATCGCAACACTCTTTCACAACAAGTCGTGGATCAAATCGTGCATCTGCTCGTCAGCGGACAAATGAAAGCGGGCGACAAACTGCCTCCTGAAATGGAACTTATGAAAGAACTTGAAGTAAGCCGACCTGTTTTACGGGAGGCACTCAGTGCACTTGATACACTAGGAGTCATTACACGGAAAACGCGTGAAGGAACCTTTTTTAACGATAAAATCGGTACACATCCCTTCTCTGTCATGCTGGCGCTGGCTACGGATAATTTACCAGCGATCATCGAAGCGCGAATGGCATTGGAGTTGGGACTGGTAACAATGGCTGCCGAGAAAATCACAGACGAACAGTTGGAGAAACTGCAAGTTACGATTGATACGATTGCCAATAGTGAAGACAACGATTATGGAGAGGCCGATAAAGAATTCCACAAGATCATTGCTTTAAGTGCGAACAATCCCATTATTGAAGGCATGATCGATTCCTTATTGATTACCCATAATAAAATAAATAGCCTGATACAATTCAGGGAACGGGAACTGACTGTAAAGTATCATAAAGCCATCTATGCGGCACTTGCAGCGCATGATCCACATGAAGCATTCAGTCAAATGTACAAGCACCTTGATTACGTCCGTCAGAAAGTCCTTCAATATTCTCACGCAAATTAA
- a CDS encoding SDR family oxidoreductase → MKLQDKVAVVTGAASGMGKQIAIDYAREGAKVVVSDLNLDGANETVEEIKANGGMAFAIKTNVADEEDIQHLIDTSVSTYGTVDILVNNAGIMDGMEPAGDIEDSRWDRIFAINTTSVMRSTRKVLPIFLEKQKGVIINIASAGGLYGARAGAAYTASKHAVVGFTKNTGFMYANKGIRCNAIAPGGVETNIGSSMTNINEFGISRQQLGMAINPRNGKPEEIAKVALFLASDDSSFVNGTVITADAGWSAY, encoded by the coding sequence ATGAAATTACAAGACAAAGTTGCAGTAGTGACAGGCGCAGCATCTGGCATGGGGAAACAAATTGCTATAGATTATGCTAGAGAAGGGGCTAAAGTCGTCGTATCGGATTTAAATCTTGATGGTGCGAACGAGACGGTAGAAGAAATAAAAGCGAATGGCGGAATGGCCTTTGCCATTAAAACGAACGTAGCGGATGAGGAAGATATTCAACATTTGATCGATACCTCGGTCAGTACGTATGGTACGGTGGATATTTTGGTGAATAACGCGGGCATCATGGATGGCATGGAACCTGCTGGAGACATTGAAGATTCTAGATGGGATCGGATTTTTGCCATTAACACGACAAGCGTCATGCGTTCGACTAGAAAGGTATTGCCAATCTTTTTAGAGAAACAAAAAGGGGTCATCATCAATATTGCTTCTGCTGGCGGTTTGTACGGTGCTCGAGCAGGCGCAGCATACACTGCCTCTAAGCACGCAGTGGTTGGGTTTACAAAAAACACGGGCTTCATGTATGCCAATAAAGGGATTCGCTGCAATGCAATAGCACCAGGCGGAGTTGAAACCAATATCGGTTCCAGCATGACGAATATCAATGAGTTCGGCATCTCTCGCCAACAATTGGGTATGGCCATCAATCCACGCAATGGAAAACCTGAGGAAATCGCTAAAGTGGCTTTGTTCCTTGCTTCAGACGATTCCAGTTTTGTAAATGGTACTGTCATCACGGCAGATGCTGGTTGGAGTGCATATTAA
- a CDS encoding TetR/AcrR family transcriptional regulator, producing the protein MSNNNTGIDRRIRKSKLALKESLISLMQHKDFREISITDIVERADLNRGTFYKHYQYKEELLEEVMEDVIADLIISYREPYKNVETFTINELTASVIKIFEHVANYANIYTLILKSNAWPTLLERICNELKKLPLEDLEDYRPNPKINTELASSYQAYAILGMIIEWVNTGFKYSAGYMAEQLLEIINNKSVNAVYKINHTFKQE; encoded by the coding sequence ATGTCCAATAATAACACTGGGATTGATAGGAGGATCAGGAAATCCAAACTGGCCTTGAAGGAATCTCTCATATCATTAATGCAACACAAGGATTTCAGGGAAATATCGATTACTGACATTGTAGAACGCGCCGACCTTAATCGGGGTACATTTTACAAACACTATCAGTACAAAGAGGAACTGCTTGAAGAGGTCATGGAGGATGTAATTGCCGATTTGATCATATCTTACCGGGAACCATATAAAAATGTTGAAACTTTCACCATCAATGAACTAACGGCTTCAGTGATCAAAATATTTGAACATGTAGCTAATTATGCAAACATTTATACCCTCATCCTAAAGTCGAATGCATGGCCTACATTACTGGAAAGGATTTGTAATGAATTAAAGAAACTTCCATTGGAGGACCTAGAAGATTACCGGCCGAACCCTAAAATCAATACAGAACTTGCCTCCAGTTACCAAGCATATGCGATATTAGGCATGATCATCGAATGGGTCAACACCGGCTTTAAATACAGCGCTGGCTATATGGCTGAACAGTTACTGGAAATCATTAATAATAAATCGGTAAATGCCGTCTATAAAATAAACCATACATTTAAGCAGGAATAA
- a CDS encoding alpha/beta hydrolase codes for MEIRVNQIELNGHTFQYRESGDVSAPPLVVLHALGKSAESWDQVAAALGENYRVLALDQRGHGGSARTNTYTFELMCDDLLQFADALNLGRFSLIGHSMGGTVSYLFSQTFPSRIDRLIVEDTPPPFSDEPVEVPSQPSGPLPFDWQVVPSILQQLNEPDPEWWARLTDIMMPTLVIGGGSSHIPQNKLQEVSELIPNCELVTIEDAGHFVHEDNLSAFLAAVTRFLSKGPAH; via the coding sequence ATGGAAATACGGGTTAATCAAATTGAGTTGAATGGACACACGTTTCAATACCGGGAGAGCGGTGATGTTTCTGCACCGCCGCTAGTTGTTCTTCACGCGCTGGGTAAAAGTGCAGAGTCATGGGATCAAGTGGCTGCCGCATTAGGAGAAAATTATCGTGTATTAGCTTTAGATCAACGGGGACACGGTGGGAGTGCGAGAACTAATACATACACTTTCGAATTGATGTGCGATGATTTGCTTCAATTTGCGGATGCACTGAATTTGGGAAGATTTTCGCTAATAGGGCATTCCATGGGGGGAACAGTTTCCTATCTTTTCTCGCAAACCTTTCCTTCGAGGATAGATAGGTTGATTGTCGAAGATACGCCTCCACCTTTCTCGGATGAACCAGTTGAGGTTCCTTCCCAACCTTCTGGCCCTCTGCCGTTTGATTGGCAGGTTGTGCCTTCGATTCTACAGCAGCTTAATGAACCCGATCCCGAATGGTGGGCACGTCTTACCGATATTATGATGCCGACGCTTGTTATAGGGGGCGGGTCGAGCCATATACCCCAAAATAAATTGCAGGAAGTTTCCGAGCTTATTCCGAATTGCGAATTGGTGACGATAGAGGATGCAGGACACTTTGTGCATGAAGATAATTTATCAGCTTTCTTGGCTGCCGTAACAAGGTTTCTTTCCAAAGGGCCAGCGCATTAA
- a CDS encoding YhgE/Pip domain-containing protein has translation MKGLQLVFQDIKAMWKHKHGRIALIFLLVVPLIYSGFFLAGYWNPYGKLDQLPVAVVNLDKGSEMDDKPVEAGDDFVEQLKKQKELDFHFVTAKEANTGLKEGTYYMVVTIPEDFSENVTTLMDKKPETAKLLYSVNPGKNFVASQISSTAVEKMTAKINASITKVYSEGILSKFQDVSNGLADAGDGAETLHQGTADAKSGSEKLNDGIQDLNDGVQKLQTGSTKLLDGQEALADGAKGLSTGSQNLHSGMKQLSDAHDSLENGMNEVSKGVENWSAGNAKLMQGQEQAANTADTLKKQLDAYMKSHPDAIKDQDFKQIVALSEGLSEAATTLHAGQKQLGEGAAKVADGQETVQTGMNAFGDKMAQATSGAQQLNEGSEELANGLFKWKNGFSTLHAGIDSLAGGSSQLASGSTELQDGLASLETGSSKLSTKLNEAADKTASLQYDDSTTSMFSEPVQLVQSNLSEVPNYGTGIAPYFLSLAFYVGGIMASNILPLGRRHNLKVTGTVHFTNKLMLVYVIGLIQALLVDAVVLLGFHLHVASVPVFILSSIIVSFTFMTFILMLVTVFGVVGKFAAVTLLVFQLATCGGTFPGELGMSLLTKIGQFLPMAHSLKELQEVISLGGWENLQTQIWILLAYLVFAAIIGWIASHIQHAKVTSEEVTS, from the coding sequence ATGAAAGGTTTACAACTTGTATTTCAAGATATAAAAGCAATGTGGAAACATAAACACGGGAGAATCGCCTTGATTTTCCTTCTGGTCGTTCCATTGATTTACTCAGGTTTCTTCTTGGCAGGATATTGGAACCCTTATGGGAAGTTGGATCAGCTCCCTGTGGCAGTGGTCAATCTCGATAAAGGTTCGGAAATGGACGATAAGCCAGTCGAGGCTGGAGATGATTTCGTTGAACAATTAAAAAAGCAGAAAGAATTGGATTTTCACTTTGTCACGGCAAAGGAGGCAAATACGGGTCTTAAGGAAGGTACCTATTATATGGTTGTCACGATTCCGGAAGATTTTTCGGAAAATGTCACGACTTTAATGGATAAAAAACCGGAAACGGCTAAACTTTTGTATTCTGTCAATCCAGGTAAGAACTTCGTTGCTTCACAGATCAGCTCTACTGCTGTTGAAAAAATGACGGCAAAAATCAACGCAAGCATTACGAAGGTCTATTCTGAAGGCATCCTTTCGAAATTCCAGGACGTTTCTAACGGCTTGGCGGATGCCGGGGATGGTGCGGAAACGCTTCATCAAGGAACGGCGGATGCGAAAAGCGGCAGCGAGAAATTGAATGATGGTATCCAGGATTTGAATGATGGTGTCCAGAAGCTGCAAACAGGAAGCACCAAGCTCTTGGATGGACAAGAAGCCTTAGCGGATGGTGCGAAAGGATTATCAACAGGTTCCCAGAACTTGCATTCAGGCATGAAACAGCTATCTGATGCACATGACTCATTGGAAAATGGAATGAATGAAGTAAGTAAAGGTGTTGAGAACTGGTCAGCCGGAAATGCAAAATTGATGCAAGGGCAAGAACAGGCTGCCAATACAGCGGATACTCTAAAAAAACAATTGGATGCCTATATGAAAAGTCATCCTGATGCAATAAAGGATCAAGACTTCAAGCAAATCGTTGCCCTATCAGAAGGTTTATCCGAAGCAGCCACCACTTTACATGCCGGTCAAAAGCAATTGGGCGAAGGTGCTGCCAAAGTGGCTGATGGACAAGAAACCGTTCAAACCGGGATGAATGCTTTTGGTGATAAAATGGCACAGGCTACCTCAGGTGCCCAGCAATTAAACGAGGGTTCTGAAGAATTGGCGAATGGATTATTTAAATGGAAAAATGGTTTCTCCACTTTACATGCCGGAATTGATTCGCTAGCCGGCGGAAGCAGCCAGCTAGCCAGTGGATCGACGGAACTTCAAGACGGACTGGCTTCACTGGAAACGGGTTCAAGCAAATTATCCACCAAGCTTAATGAAGCTGCCGATAAAACGGCCAGTCTTCAGTACGACGATTCGACAACTTCGATGTTCTCTGAACCCGTACAATTGGTCCAATCCAATTTATCTGAAGTACCTAACTACGGAACCGGGATTGCTCCTTATTTTCTGTCATTGGCCTTTTATGTAGGCGGTATCATGGCTTCCAATATCTTACCGCTTGGCCGCAGGCATAATCTTAAGGTTACCGGAACCGTTCATTTCACGAATAAATTAATGCTGGTATATGTAATCGGCTTGATACAGGCACTTCTAGTGGATGCAGTCGTCCTTCTTGGATTCCATTTACACGTGGCCAGTGTCCCTGTATTCATTCTATCAAGCATCATCGTTTCATTTACCTTCATGACATTCATTCTTATGTTGGTGACCGTATTCGGAGTGGTGGGCAAATTCGCAGCCGTGACCCTTCTCGTGTTCCAATTGGCGACCTGCGGCGGAACATTCCCAGGCGAACTGGGCATGTCATTATTGACGAAAATCGGTCAATTTCTACCTATGGCCCACTCATTAAAGGAACTTCAAGAGGTCATCTCATTAGGCGGCTGGGAAAACTTGCAAACGCAGATTTGGATCTTACTTGCCTATCTCGTTTTTGCAGCGATCATTGGTTGGATAGCCAGTCATATCCAGCATGCAAAAGTAACTTCAGAGGAAGTGACATCTTGA
- a CDS encoding DHA2 family efflux MFS transporter permease subunit: MVGAFIAILNSTLLNIALPSIKTDLGIETSTVQWLTTGYMLVNGIMIPTTAFLIRKYSVRNLFLTAMLLFSIGTIVAGVAHTFPLLLSARMVQAAGSAIMMPLLMNVLLTAFPVEKRGSAMGLFGLVMMFAPAIGPTLSGWIIEHYDWRMLFHFITPLALLVLLLGFFKLKDKKEKVDIKIDKLSVILSSLGFGGLLYGFSSAGSKGWDSPWVYGTLIVGAISLILFITRQLKMETPMLEFKIFKHPMFALSATISIVLNMAMFSAMILMPMYTQTVRGISPFDSGLLMLPGALLMAFMSPITGKLFDKFGARILASTGLFITVVTTYFFSKLTMDTSYTHIVILYSVRLFGLSMAMMPIMTNGLNSLPARMNPHGTAMNNTLNQISGAIGTALLVTVMSNHAASSGEDLMTKAMSKLTSQPTAEMMEQMQAQIGMQAMLDGINFSFFVSTFIAAVALILTLFIKRAWPAEEKPAMKKDQTA; this comes from the coding sequence ATGGTCGGGGCTTTTATAGCGATACTGAATTCAACCCTTTTAAATATTGCACTGCCATCAATCAAAACAGACCTGGGAATCGAGACTTCCACAGTTCAATGGCTGACAACGGGCTATATGCTTGTGAACGGAATCATGATTCCGACAACAGCCTTCTTAATAAGAAAATATTCGGTACGTAATCTGTTCCTGACAGCCATGCTCCTATTCTCGATCGGGACGATCGTTGCAGGTGTAGCGCATACATTCCCGCTATTATTGAGCGCACGTATGGTTCAGGCTGCAGGTTCTGCAATTATGATGCCGTTATTAATGAACGTGCTTTTAACTGCTTTCCCTGTTGAAAAACGGGGCTCTGCAATGGGATTATTCGGTTTGGTCATGATGTTTGCCCCTGCAATCGGGCCGACGCTTTCAGGCTGGATCATCGAACATTATGATTGGAGAATGCTATTCCACTTCATCACTCCGCTTGCTTTACTAGTGCTTCTTCTCGGCTTCTTTAAACTTAAAGACAAAAAGGAAAAAGTCGATATTAAAATCGATAAATTATCGGTCATCCTATCTAGCTTGGGCTTTGGCGGCCTGCTTTACGGATTCAGCTCTGCAGGCAGCAAAGGCTGGGATAGCCCTTGGGTATATGGAACATTGATTGTCGGTGCCATTTCCCTGATCCTTTTCATTACACGCCAACTTAAAATGGAAACGCCAATGCTTGAATTCAAGATCTTCAAACATCCGATGTTCGCTTTATCTGCAACGATTTCAATCGTGCTTAATATGGCCATGTTCTCGGCGATGATCTTAATGCCGATGTATACACAAACGGTCCGTGGCATTTCACCATTCGATTCAGGGTTGCTGATGCTGCCCGGTGCACTATTGATGGCCTTCATGTCACCGATTACCGGTAAGCTCTTCGATAAATTCGGTGCCCGCATACTTGCTTCAACCGGTTTGTTTATTACTGTGGTGACGACGTATTTCTTCAGTAAATTAACAATGGATACTTCTTATACACATATTGTGATTCTTTATTCCGTCCGTTTATTCGGTTTGTCCATGGCAATGATGCCGATCATGACAAATGGATTGAACTCACTGCCAGCACGTATGAACCCGCATGGTACAGCCATGAATAACACGCTGAACCAGATTTCCGGTGCAATCGGTACGGCATTGCTTGTTACGGTCATGTCAAACCATGCCGCTTCTTCCGGTGAGGATTTAATGACCAAAGCAATGAGCAAATTAACAAGCCAGCCCACTGCTGAGATGATGGAACAAATGCAGGCCCAAATCGGGATGCAGGCGATGCTCGATGGAATTAACTTCTCCTTCTTTGTATCCACCTTCATTGCTGCTGTGGCACTGATTCTGACATTATTCATTAAGCGCGCATGGCCGGCTGAAGAAAAACCAGCTATGAAAAAAGATCAAACCGCTTAG
- a CDS encoding TetR/AcrR family transcriptional regulator, producing MMNNRRQNVIDTAHKLFIDKGYQATSIQDILDGSGISKGTFYNYFPSKGELFIAIFRSFYTKIRHDREKLLIGQDSADIDIFIQQLELQLMVNKQSKLLILIEEVRVSNDEELKQFINSTLLLSLRWMYNRFIDIFGESKKPYLLDSVIIFHSMMTHMNHFSYRANPAGTPDIQIIRYCMNRIVRLVNEVAESGEQIIDPELMDTWFPNFTNHLDPCHNDLLQSTTELKKAINKALPCDENRTRAIELIDFIQDELMQSDKPRKFLIESLLLTLKTGYASQVQAYIETFEESINSCLSR from the coding sequence ATGATGAATAATCGAAGGCAGAATGTCATCGATACGGCTCATAAGCTGTTTATTGACAAGGGCTACCAAGCCACGTCCATACAGGACATTTTAGATGGCAGCGGTATATCAAAAGGTACATTTTATAATTATTTCCCTTCGAAGGGTGAATTATTTATAGCCATTTTCCGTTCCTTCTATACAAAGATTCGCCATGACCGGGAAAAACTGTTGATTGGTCAAGATTCCGCCGATATTGATATTTTCATCCAGCAGCTCGAACTGCAGCTGATGGTGAACAAGCAAAGCAAATTGCTTATCCTGATCGAAGAAGTCCGTGTTTCCAACGATGAAGAATTAAAACAATTCATCAATAGCACGCTATTGTTGAGCTTACGCTGGATGTATAATCGTTTTATCGATATATTCGGTGAAAGCAAAAAACCCTATCTTTTAGATAGCGTCATTATCTTTCATTCGATGATGACTCACATGAATCATTTTAGCTATCGTGCCAATCCCGCCGGTACACCGGACATACAAATTATCCGCTATTGCATGAACCGTATTGTCCGCTTAGTCAATGAAGTGGCTGAAAGCGGGGAACAGATCATTGATCCGGAACTAATGGATACGTGGTTCCCAAACTTTACAAACCACCTTGATCCTTGCCATAATGATTTGCTTCAATCAACCACTGAATTGAAAAAAGCGATAAACAAAGCTTTGCCTTGCGATGAAAATCGAACAAGAGCCATTGAATTAATCGACTTTATCCAAGATGAGCTGATGCAGTCCGACAAGCCGCGAAAATTCTTGATAGAAAGTTTGCTGCTCACTTTGAAGACTGGATATGCATCACAGGTCCAAGCTTACATTGAGACTTTTGAAGAAAGCATCAATTCTTGCTTGAGCCGATGA